TGCGGCTGTCTCTTCAAACGGTACTTCATGATGCTCATATTCATACATCATGTCTTCGAGATCTGACACACTGATGGACCATTGACTAAGGAGTGCATATGCTTCAGGGTGGTCTTCTTGTATCCCGTCATAGGACAGAACATATACATTGTCATAATTGAAATGTCCTTCAGGGTCCTCAAGGAATTTCAAATCGTAGCGCGAAAACATGGAGTGTGGTCTCCAGCCCGTGAGTATAAAAGGCTCTTGGGATTGCATCTTCGTCTCCATGACACCGAGCATTGCAGCTTCACTGGACGGGATCAGTTCATAGTCATCCAGACCGTATGTTTCATCCTCTATTACCTCTCTGGAAATGTCGACAATTCCAGCTCCTTCACCGATCGTCACAACTTCACCATCAAACATGTCTGCATTTCCCTCAAGATCTGAAATGCTGTCAAACGGAACGGATTCCGGAACAACCCAACCGAGCGGAACATCTTCATAGCTGGTGGTGACCTGAATTAATTCGTCTTCATATTCTTCCCATAAGGCTGCTTCCGTGTATGGAAGCCAGGCATCCATAAAGAAGTCCACGTCCTGATTTTGCATCCCTTCGAAGATAACCGGCTGATCCAACAGTGAAATATCAACGTCATAGCCCATTTCCTCAAGAATCTGCCTGACGATTTCTGTCGGTGCTTCCGTACTCGTCCAGGCCGTCTGTCCAAAAACAATCGTCCCTTGATCTGCCAATGATTCTTCTGCATTATTATCGTTTCCACAAGCTCCAAGTACAAAGAGACTTGTTCCTGCTATGATCCATTTCTTATTCATATCAAATCATCTCCTGTCAATCGTTTGAATTCCTGATTCAACGTACCTTCTGTAAATTGATAATCATCCGTTTTTTCGTGGCGCCAGCGCTCAAATGGCTGCCCGTTCAGCCTCTTGATCATTTCATCTGTGCGATAAATGTTCAGATTATAAACCCAGTTCGCCATGGTTAACATTGCCGACTGATGGGCCCCTCTGTTCGAAGCCGTTACCATATCCGAAACAAGGTGAACCTCATAGTCTCGGAAATAAGCATCAAATACCGATGTCATCAAGCAGCCATCTGTCACTACACCACCCATGATCACTTCCTCTGCCCCATAACTTTTGAGCATGACATCCAACGAAGTTTCATAAAAAGCGCTCCAGCGGTATTTATCGATGACGATATCTCCTTCATGAGGCTTCAAATCATCTATGATTTCGATCTGATCCGTATGATCTGCGTAATAAAGCGGTGTCCCATCTGCCTTCAACGGCTCCCCTTTGGATAACCCAATACCATCCATGCGATTAATCTGCCGCGTGTAGATGATCGGGATTCCTTGTTCCCGGCAAGCTGCAATGAGTTTTTGACTGTTCGAAATCACACGGTCAAGATTAAACAAGCCAAAATTCGATTCTTTTTGTAAATCAATCAATACCAATACTTTAGTTGTCATTTTGATCTTCCTTTTCTTTTGGTAAGTAGGTAAAAATTTCTCCGGATTCCATTTGATTCGCCAGTGTCATGATCCAATCGAGGTATCCTTTTGCATCATCCATCAACTCCAAATCCC
This Salisediminibacterium beveridgei DNA region includes the following protein-coding sequences:
- a CDS encoding glycine betaine ABC transporter substrate-binding protein; this translates as MNKKWIIAGTSLFVLGACGNDNNAEESLADQGTIVFGQTAWTSTEAPTEIVRQILEEMGYDVDISLLDQPVIFEGMQNQDVDFFMDAWLPYTEAALWEEYEDELIQVTTSYEDVPLGWVVPESVPFDSISDLEGNADMFDGEVVTIGEGAGIVDISREVIEDETYGLDDYELIPSSEAAMLGVMETKMQSQEPFILTGWRPHSMFSRYDLKFLEDPEGHFNYDNVYVLSYDGIQEDHPEAYALLSQWSISVSDLEDMMYEYEHHEVPFEETAAAWIEENRDRVDEMIEQAMN
- a CDS encoding cysteine hydrolase family protein — protein: MTTKVLVLIDLQKESNFGLFNLDRVISNSQKLIAACREQGIPIIYTRQINRMDGIGLSKGEPLKADGTPLYYADHTDQIEIIDDLKPHEGDIVIDKYRWSAFYETSLDVMLKSYGAEEVIMGGVVTDGCLMTSVFDAYFRDYEVHLVSDMVTASNRGAHQSAMLTMANWVYNLNIYRTDEMIKRLNGQPFERWRHEKTDDYQFTEGTLNQEFKRLTGDDLI